The following are encoded together in the Erwinia sp. E602 genome:
- the queE gene encoding 7-carboxy-7-deazaguanine synthase QueE codes for MQYPINEMFQTLQGEGIYTGVPAIFIRLQGCPVGCSWCDTKHTWDKLADRETSLGDILLKTVETDAWGAADAAALIAVVRQHGWTAQHIVITGGEPCIHDLTPLTAELEQQGFRCQIETSGTHEVRCTATTWVTVSPKVNMRGGYDVLHSALVRADEVKHPVARQRDIDALDELLATLIDDKARIIALQPISQKDDATKLCIDTCIARNWRLSMQTHKYLNIA; via the coding sequence ATGCAGTACCCGATAAATGAAATGTTCCAGACGTTGCAGGGCGAAGGGATTTATACCGGCGTTCCGGCAATTTTTATCCGCCTGCAGGGATGCCCGGTGGGCTGCAGCTGGTGTGATACCAAACACACCTGGGATAAGCTGGCCGATCGGGAAACCTCACTGGGCGATATCCTGCTGAAAACGGTGGAAACCGATGCCTGGGGCGCGGCCGACGCCGCAGCGCTGATTGCGGTTGTCCGCCAGCACGGTTGGACGGCGCAGCATATTGTGATTACCGGCGGTGAGCCGTGCATTCACGACCTGACGCCGCTGACCGCCGAACTGGAGCAGCAGGGCTTCAGATGCCAGATAGAAACCAGCGGCACCCATGAGGTGCGCTGCACCGCCACCACCTGGGTGACGGTGTCGCCGAAGGTGAATATGCGCGGCGGCTACGACGTGCTGCATTCGGCGCTGGTTCGTGCCGATGAAGTGAAGCACCCGGTGGCCCGCCAGCGCGATATCGACGCGCTGGACGAGCTGCTGGCGACGCTCATCGACGATAAGGCGCGGATTATCGCGCTGCAGCCGATCAGCCAGAAGGACGATGCCACTAAGCTGTGCATCGACACCTGTATTGCCCGCAACTGGCGGCTGTCGATGCAGACCCACAAGTACCTGAATATTGCCTGA
- a CDS encoding MBL fold metallo-hydrolase: MKRLSILLLAGAASAPLYAAEPLQLQVYNPGEASIFPVSSEIISGPHEVVLIDAQFQRNDAEELVRRIKATGKKLTTVFISQSDPDYYFGLDTIKQAFPQAKIVATAATVALINQTKDHKLAFWGPKMGDNAPKSLIVPQVLAGSSFTVDGQIVEVQGSHGAEPQNGWLWVPALKTVLGGVQVSGDNIHVWLADAQTKAAREVWQQKLQAIAALQPQRVIPGHFLPGAAESLESVSFTLNYLKKAEETLTQTKDAVAFTEAMKASYPALKDVSSLELSAKVLKGEMQWP; encoded by the coding sequence ATGAAACGTTTATCGATTTTACTGCTGGCCGGCGCGGCCAGCGCCCCGCTTTACGCCGCCGAACCGCTGCAGCTGCAGGTTTATAATCCGGGCGAAGCCAGCATTTTCCCGGTCTCCAGCGAGATCATCTCCGGCCCGCACGAAGTGGTGCTGATCGACGCCCAGTTCCAGCGTAACGACGCCGAAGAACTGGTCAGACGCATTAAGGCCACCGGCAAAAAGCTGACCACGGTGTTTATCAGCCAGTCCGATCCCGACTACTACTTCGGCCTCGACACCATTAAGCAGGCGTTTCCACAGGCTAAGATCGTCGCCACCGCCGCCACCGTCGCGCTGATCAACCAGACCAAAGACCATAAGCTGGCGTTCTGGGGCCCGAAAATGGGCGACAACGCGCCAAAATCGCTGATCGTGCCGCAGGTGCTGGCGGGCAGCAGCTTCACCGTTGACGGCCAGATCGTTGAAGTTCAGGGCAGCCACGGCGCGGAGCCGCAGAACGGCTGGCTGTGGGTGCCGGCGCTGAAAACCGTGCTCGGCGGCGTGCAGGTGTCCGGTGACAATATTCACGTCTGGCTGGCGGACGCGCAGACCAAAGCCGCGCGCGAAGTGTGGCAGCAGAAGCTGCAGGCGATCGCCGCGCTGCAGCCGCAGCGGGTGATCCCGGGGCACTTCCTGCCAGGGGCAGCGGAATCATTAGAGTCGGTTAGTTTTACGCTGAACTACCTGAAAAAAGCCGAGGAGACGCTGACGCAGACCAAAGACGCCGTCGCCTTTACCGAGGCGATGAAGGCCAGCTATCCGGCGTTGAAAGACGTGTCGAGCCTGGAACTGAGTGCGAAAGTGCTGAAAGGGGAAATGCAGTGGCCGTAA
- a CDS encoding LysR family transcriptional regulator, with translation MDRLTAAQVFITIVQRGSLSAAAETLAMSRAMVTRYLTQMESWSGARLLHRSTRRLSLTPAGEHALARCQQLMALAVEIENSNQPEGDALSGLLRVSCSLSLGQSVLMAAIDTFQRQHPRIRIDLHISNQRVNLVEERIDLALRITSQLEPNLIARPLHRCRSVICASADYLTRSGTPQTPAQLAQHNCLAYSHFGKSLWHFSRGEELEAVAVSGNLSANDSVMLLAATLAGSGISMQPTFSAGPYLASGQLVALLPEWQLEDLGVYAIYTSRQHQSPRLRALLDFLAQWFSGDEAARLLNGE, from the coding sequence ATGGACAGGCTGACCGCAGCACAGGTTTTTATCACTATCGTTCAGCGCGGCAGCCTGTCGGCGGCCGCGGAAACGCTGGCGATGTCGCGGGCGATGGTCACCCGCTATCTGACGCAGATGGAGAGCTGGTCCGGGGCGCGACTGCTGCACCGCAGCACCCGCCGCCTGAGCCTGACCCCGGCCGGGGAGCATGCGCTGGCCCGCTGTCAGCAGCTGATGGCGCTGGCCGTGGAAATCGAGAACAGCAACCAGCCGGAAGGGGACGCGTTGTCTGGGCTGCTGCGCGTCTCCTGTTCACTGTCGCTGGGGCAGAGCGTGCTGATGGCGGCGATTGACACCTTCCAGCGTCAGCACCCGCGCATCCGTATCGATCTGCATATCAGCAACCAGCGGGTCAACCTGGTGGAGGAGCGCATCGATCTGGCGTTGCGCATTACCTCACAGCTGGAGCCCAACCTGATCGCCCGCCCGCTGCATCGCTGCCGGTCGGTGATCTGCGCCTCAGCGGACTATCTGACGCGCAGCGGCACGCCGCAGACGCCGGCGCAGCTCGCACAGCACAACTGCCTGGCCTATTCGCACTTTGGCAAAAGCCTGTGGCACTTCAGTCGGGGTGAGGAACTGGAGGCGGTGGCGGTGAGCGGTAATCTCAGCGCCAACGATTCGGTGATGCTGCTGGCCGCCACGCTGGCCGGCAGCGGTATTTCAATGCAGCCGACCTTCAGCGCCGGGCCGTATCTGGCCAGCGGCCAGCTGGTGGCGCTGCTGCCCGAGTGGCAGCTGGAGGACCTCGGCGTTTACGCCATCTACACCTCACGCCAGCACCAGTCGCCGCGGCTGCGCGCGTTACTGGATTTTCTGGCGCAGTGGTTCAGCGGCGATGAAGCGGCACGATTGTTAAACGGCGAGTAG
- a CDS encoding amino acid ABC transporter substrate-binding protein — protein sequence MKTLATLVFAGLVQLGFAGGALAADDLAKIQSAGVLKIGTEGTYPPFTFHDASGKLTGFDVEIGREVAKRLNVKAEFVESKWDGLVAGLDANRYEAVINQVSITPARQAKYDFSEPYISSKAALIVRNDNTSVKTFEDLNGRKSAQSLTSNFAELARKYKAEIVGTDGFNQSVDLVASGRADATINDNLSFLDFKKHKPDAPVKIVATQSDAEQEGILIRKGNPELKAAIDKALASIKSDGTYQRISQQYFGADVSK from the coding sequence ATGAAAACACTCGCAACGCTGGTCTTTGCAGGCCTGGTTCAGCTCGGCTTCGCAGGCGGCGCACTGGCTGCTGACGATCTGGCAAAAATCCAGTCCGCCGGGGTGCTGAAAATCGGTACCGAAGGCACCTATCCGCCCTTCACCTTCCATGACGCCAGCGGCAAGCTGACCGGCTTCGACGTCGAAATTGGCCGCGAAGTGGCAAAACGCCTCAACGTAAAGGCGGAATTTGTCGAGAGCAAATGGGATGGCCTGGTAGCCGGGCTGGATGCTAACCGGTATGAAGCGGTGATTAACCAGGTGTCGATCACTCCGGCACGTCAGGCGAAGTATGATTTCTCCGAACCCTATATCAGCTCCAAAGCGGCGCTGATCGTGCGTAACGACAACACCAGCGTGAAGACCTTTGAAGATCTGAACGGCAGGAAATCTGCCCAGTCGCTGACCAGCAACTTCGCAGAACTGGCGCGCAAATATAAGGCGGAGATCGTTGGTACCGACGGCTTTAACCAGTCGGTTGATCTGGTCGCCAGCGGCCGCGCCGATGCCACCATCAACGACAACCTGTCGTTCCTCGACTTTAAAAAGCATAAGCCGGACGCGCCGGTGAAAATCGTCGCCACCCAGAGTGACGCCGAGCAGGAAGGGATCCTGATCCGTAAAGGTAATCCGGAGCTGAAGGCGGCGATCGATAAGGCCTTAGCCAGCATTAAGAGTGACGGCACTTACCAGCGCATCTCGCAGCAGTACTTCGGTGCTGACGTGTCGAAATAA